A stretch of the Candidatus Micrarchaeota archaeon genome encodes the following:
- a CDS encoding EamA family transporter, producing MNIYLVIFLTLVAALITSYCQLLFKRGLSKKLNSIMDILNTLRNRYIIIGLGGYVLSFTLYLIALSGSQLSIVFPVFASSFIFVTIISAISLKERVSMPRIIGILLIFLGIVMVTITA from the coding sequence GTGAATATATACTTGGTCATATTTTTAACACTTGTTGCGGCGCTGATTACATCATACTGCCAGCTCCTATTCAAGAGGGGCCTCAGCAAAAAACTAAACAGCATAATGGACATACTCAATACGCTGCGCAACAGGTACATAATCATAGGTCTCGGGGGGTACGTTCTGAGCTTCACGCTTTACCTGATAGCCCTTTCTGGGTCGCAGCTCTCCATAGTGTTCCCGGTATTCGCGAGCTCCTTCATATTCGTCACGATAATATCTGCCATAAGCCTCAAGGAGAGGGTGAGCATGCCCAGGATAATCGGAATACTGCTGATATTCCTGGGGATAGTGATGGTTACCATAACCGCGTAG